A region of Solea solea chromosome 7, fSolSol10.1, whole genome shotgun sequence DNA encodes the following proteins:
- the ctsc gene encoding dipeptidyl peptidase 1, giving the protein MRLSAAVLLCVLLLWVDGSRGDTPANCTYEELLGTWVFQVSKGGHDRTVNCSAEATGEATVTVTLEKLSVATDELGNTGFFTIIYNQGFEVVINGYKWFAFFKYSEEGTQVTSYCDQTLPGWVHDVLGNNWACFVGKKVKAVPPHKDFKPLYSTGQLQKLFRNNPDFINSINLIQSSWKAAPYPEHEMYTLQELYHRAGGPASRIPTRVRPKPVKADMVKLAAGLPEQWDWRNINGANFVSPVRNQESCGSCYSFASMGMLEARIRILTNNSETPILSPQQVVSCSEYSQGCDGGFPYLIGKYVQDFGLVDESCFPYVGRDTPCGISQACSRVYAAEYNYVGGFYGGCSEMAMMLELVKNGPMGVAFEVYPDFMHYKKGIYHHTGIADIYNPFELTNHAVLLVGYGRCHVTGQKYWIVKNSWGTSWGEDGYFRIRRGSDECAIESIAVAASPIPKL; this is encoded by the exons ATGAGACTGAGCGCTGCTGTCCTGCTCTGTGTCCTCCTGCTGTGGGTTGACGGGTCCCGGGGGGACACACCTGCTAACTGCACCTATGAGGAGCTGCTTGGGACATGGGTGTTCCAGGTGTCCAAAGGAGGACATGACAGAACAGTCAACTGCTCAGCGGAAG ctacAGGTGAGGCCACTGTGACAGTGACCCTGGAGAAACTGTCTGTAGCCACAGATGAGCTGGGGAACACGGGCTTCTTCACCATCATCTACAACCAGGGCTTTGAAGTGGTCATCAATGGCTACAAGTGGTTTGCCTTTTTCAAG TATTCTGAGGAAGGCACTCAAGTAACCAGCTACTGTGACCAGACTTTGCCAGGATGGGTCCACGATGTCCTGGGAAACAACTGGGCCTGTTTTGTGGGGAAGAAAGTGAAAGCAGTGCCACCCCATAAAGATTTTAAACCACTTTATAGCACTGG GCAGCTCCAGAAGCTTTTCAGAAACAACCCAGACTTCATCAATTCCATCAACTTGATTCAGAGTTCCTGGAAGGCTGCGCCCTACCCAGAGCATGAGATGTACACTCTACAGGAGCTGTACCACAGAGCAGGGGGGCCTGCCTCACGTATCCCAAC GCGTGTTCGCCCCAAGCCTGTGAAAGCTGACATGGTCAAGTTGGCAGCTGGTCTACCTGAGCAATGGGACTGGAGAAATATAAATGGTGCTAACTTTGTAAGCCCTGTGCGAAACCAAG AATCATGTGGCAGCTGCTACTCCTTTGCCTCCATGGGAATGCTCGAAGCTCGCATCCGAATCCTCACCAACAACAGTGAGACTCCCATTCTCAGCCCGCAGCAAGTGGTCTCTTGCTCTGAATATTCTCAAG GTTGTGATGGTGGGTTCCCTTACCTGATTGGAAAGTATGTACAGGATTTCGGCTTAGTGGACGAGTCATGCTTTCCATACGTTGGAAGAGACACCCCCTGTGGCATCTCTCAAGCGTGCAGCCGTGTTTACGCGGCGGAATACAACTATGTCGGGGGATTCTATGGCGGATGTAGTGAGATGGCTATGATGTTGGAACTGGTAAAGAATGGACCCATGGGAGTGGCCTTTGAG GTCTACCCTGATTTCATGCACTATAAAAAGGGCATCTACCACCACACAGGCATCGCAGACATCTACAATCCCTTCGAGCTGACGAACCATGCCGTGCTGTTGGTGGGATACGGCCGCTGCCACGTGACTGGACAGAAGTACTGGATTGTCAAGAACAGCTGGGGCACAAGCTGGGGCGAAGATGGCTACTTCCGCATCCGCCGGGGAAGTGATGAGTGTGCTATTGAGAGCATCGCAGTGGCAGCCAGCCCCATCCCTAAACTGTAG
- the rab38a gene encoding ras-related protein Rab-38 isoform X1, whose amino-acid sequence MQKEHLYKILVIGDLGVGKTSIIKRYVHHNFSPNYRATIGVDFALKVLNWDQETVRLQLWDIAGQERFGNMTRVYYREAMGAFIVFDATRPASFEAVAKWKEDLDSKLTLANGKNVATVLLANKCDQGRDVLTNNGIKMEQFCQDNGFVGWFETSAKLSPSDLSADVLKSSAALLVLEFRCSGGTCFHLFILITLFVSSVTLSLTAPVNKLHFHCCRLLLYSST is encoded by the exons ATGCAAAAGGAGCACCTCTATAAGATTCTTGTAATTGGGGACCTCGGTGTCGGTAAGACCAGCATCATCAAGCGCTATGTCCATCACAACTTCAGCCCCAACTACAGAGCCACCATCGGGGTGGATTTCGCCCTCAAAGTCCTCAACTGGGACCAGGAGACGGTGCGTCTGCAGCTGTGGGACATCGCAG GTCAGGAGAGGTTTGGCAACATGACCCGTGTGTACTACCGCGAGGCCATGGGCGCCTTCATTGTGTTCGATGCCACAAGGCCCGCCTCCTTTGAGGCTGTGGCAAAATGGAAGGAGGACTTGGATTCCAAACTGACACTTGCCAATGGGAAAAATGTGGCCACTGTGCTCTTGGCTAATAAATGTGACCAAGGCCGGGACGTGCTCACTAATAACGGAATAAAGATGGAGCAGTTCTGCCAGGACAATGGCTTTGTGGGGTGGTTTGAGACATCGGCAAAG CTCAGTCCGAGTGATTTAAGTGCTGATGTTCTGAAGAGCAGTGCTGCTTTGCTTGTTCTTGAGTTCCGTTGTTCAGGTGGGACCTGTTTCCACCTCTTTATTTTGATCACATTGTTTGTCTCTTCAGTAACTTTGTCACTGACGGCTCCTGTGAACAAACTCCATTTTCATTGCTGCCGACTGCTACTTTATTCTTCCACTTAG
- the rab38a gene encoding ras-related protein Rab-38 isoform X2: protein MQKEHLYKILVIGDLGVGKTSIIKRYVHHNFSPNYRATIGVDFALKVLNWDQETVRLQLWDIAGQERFGNMTRVYYREAMGAFIVFDATRPASFEAVAKWKEDLDSKLTLANGKNVATVLLANKCDQGRDVLTNNGIKMEQFCQDNGFVGWFETSAKENINIDEAANCLVKHIIASEKDMLQSEVPDTVTPQLEKDKGGTCSSCFRSQ, encoded by the exons ATGCAAAAGGAGCACCTCTATAAGATTCTTGTAATTGGGGACCTCGGTGTCGGTAAGACCAGCATCATCAAGCGCTATGTCCATCACAACTTCAGCCCCAACTACAGAGCCACCATCGGGGTGGATTTCGCCCTCAAAGTCCTCAACTGGGACCAGGAGACGGTGCGTCTGCAGCTGTGGGACATCGCAG GTCAGGAGAGGTTTGGCAACATGACCCGTGTGTACTACCGCGAGGCCATGGGCGCCTTCATTGTGTTCGATGCCACAAGGCCCGCCTCCTTTGAGGCTGTGGCAAAATGGAAGGAGGACTTGGATTCCAAACTGACACTTGCCAATGGGAAAAATGTGGCCACTGTGCTCTTGGCTAATAAATGTGACCAAGGCCGGGACGTGCTCACTAATAACGGAATAAAGATGGAGCAGTTCTGCCAGGACAATGGCTTTGTGGGGTGGTTTGAGACATCGGCAAAG GAAAACATCAACATCGATGAAGCAGCCAACTGTTTGGTGAAACACATCATTGCCAGTGAGAAAGACATGCTCCAATCAGAGGTCCCCGACACTGTCACCCCTCAGTTAGAGAAGGACAAAGGTGGGACATGCTCCTCCTGCTTCAGATCTCAGTAA